The following proteins are encoded in a genomic region of Arcobacter suis CECT 7833:
- a CDS encoding tellurium resistance protein TerC, whose protein sequence is MQFLFNISGLLIFFSFLTTLYAYFFNEKLLIIAGVFAWISFLILFPSIKNKKIIIVLLILSFLAFFISYLNDFKIDLTKVFTVNQYLLTLLIAVGFLRLIANPKKEKTSQLPKGKKSFIKTYLSVHLFGSVINISSLILVADKMYKKAPLSNAQVVLLTRAFASDAYWSPFFVAFAAAITYAPKLDTSIILLNGIVLSILAFLITYYEVLNNKEFNINEFRGYPLSFESLYLPFVLALLVLITNYFFPNIKVIVLISTYSLLMSLLILPVKKGLIQSYFKFAFYISDELPKMKTEMALFLVAGMFGIFISSILIGMNLELPFEIFDWQIASILLLIFIILAFVGIHPIITIAIIGDFLSGVNHTLLALTFLMAWSTTVSTSPFSGLNLTVVARYDFAAKEIFRLNIFYAFKMYLICVFCLFILSNYLGL, encoded by the coding sequence ATGCAATTTTTATTTAACATATCAGGATTATTAATCTTTTTTTCTTTTTTAACTACCTTATATGCTTATTTTTTTAATGAAAAGTTATTGATTATTGCGGGAGTTTTTGCTTGGATTTCATTTTTAATACTTTTTCCTTCAATAAAAAATAAGAAAATCATTATTGTTTTATTGATATTAAGTTTTTTAGCTTTTTTTATTTCTTATCTAAATGACTTTAAAATAGATTTAACAAAAGTATTTACAGTAAATCAATATTTATTAACTCTGTTAATTGCAGTCGGTTTTTTAAGACTTATTGCAAACCCAAAAAAAGAAAAAACTTCTCAACTTCCAAAGGGCAAAAAATCTTTTATAAAAACATATTTAAGTGTTCATCTTTTTGGTTCAGTAATAAATATATCTTCTCTTATTTTAGTAGCTGATAAGATGTACAAAAAAGCACCTTTAAGTAATGCTCAAGTTGTTTTATTAACAAGAGCATTTGCAAGTGATGCGTATTGGTCACCATTTTTTGTAGCATTTGCAGCTGCTATTACATATGCTCCTAAATTGGATACTTCAATTATTTTATTAAATGGAATAGTTTTGTCAATATTGGCTTTTTTAATTACATATTACGAAGTGCTTAATAATAAGGAGTTTAATATTAACGAATTTAGAGGTTATCCTTTATCTTTTGAAAGTTTATATTTACCATTTGTGTTGGCTTTATTAGTTTTAATTACTAACTATTTTTTCCCAAATATCAAAGTGATTGTTTTGATTTCTACTTATTCTTTATTGATGTCTTTATTAATATTACCAGTAAAAAAAGGTTTAATCCAATCTTATTTTAAATTTGCTTTTTATATAAGTGATGAACTACCAAAAATGAAAACAGAAATGGCACTTTTTTTGGTTGCAGGAATGTTTGGTATTTTTATTAGTTCTATATTAATTGGCATGAATTTAGAGTTACCCTTTGAAATCTTTGATTGGCAAATAGCTTCTATATTACTTTTGATATTTATTATTTTAGCTTTTGTTGGAATCCATCCAATCATAACTATTGCAATAATAGGAGATTTTTTAAGTGGAGTAAATCATACTCTTTTAGCACTTACTTTTTTGATGGCTTGGTCAACAACTGTTTCAACTTCACCATTTTCAGGATTAAATCTAACTGTTGTTGCAAGATATGATTTTGCTGCAAAAGAGATATTTAGATTAAATATTTTTTATGCTTTTAAAATGTATTTGATTTGTGTTTTTTGTCTATTTATTTTATCAAACTATTTAGGTTTATAA
- the maf gene encoding septum formation inhibitor Maf: MIRLGSNSSTRALILKNFGIDFIQNGGDFDEDSITTTNPKSFCYEATKGKFNELYKKYGIKDIPLLVADSVVTCEGKLLRKAKDLADAKAMLELQSGNKTSVITCMIYKSKEKELIDISITTYEFESFDKKHMQEYLDSGECFGKAGAIKIPLSL, from the coding sequence TTGATTAGACTTGGTTCAAATTCATCAACACGTGCATTGATTTTAAAAAATTTTGGTATAGATTTTATTCAAAATGGTGGAGATTTTGATGAAGATTCTATAACTACAACAAATCCTAAATCATTTTGTTATGAAGCAACAAAAGGAAAGTTTAATGAACTTTATAAAAAATATGGAATAAAAGATATACCTTTGTTGGTTGCTGATTCTGTTGTAACTTGTGAGGGAAAACTTTTACGAAAAGCAAAAGATTTAGCCGATGCAAAAGCTATGCTTGAACTTCAAAGTGGAAATAAAACTTCTGTAATTACTTGTATGATTTACAAATCAAAAGAAAAAGAACTAATCGATATATCTATTACAACTTATGAATTTGAATCTTTTGATAAAAAACATATGCAAGAATATTTAGATTCAGGTGAGTGTTTTGGAAAAGCAGGAGCTATAAAGATACCCTTAAGTCTTTAA
- a CDS encoding phosphorylase family protein — MRILLLEDNNDKACSIMETLDAVEFLIKDDIDVVSDLKYAKDELKKHKYDLFIADIQVPKRGGEKAVKSAGFDFIYQLTQRPQIYNIPTHIISITEYKELYDEYREQLNSDMFNMIFYDETGDEWKKILIKNLALINNNLQSTHNSTDYKYDLGIICALNDPEFRQIELLSSKWRKVEMPNSKLPFIETVFDFGDKQLKVVAISINKMGMVPTAVLSTQMIEYFRPRYLAMTGIAAAIKGENINLGDILVASPSWDSGSGKFKETDDGKVFEIDPKQEPLDDDISHEIAQMAKDSRLLNKIRESWTHQTISTVLNVHVGPIASGAAVIADEDITSEIQKQSRKMVGIEMEAYGLVYAANHATHERPYPLIIKSVCDYADREKNDGFQNYAAYTSAQFLYEYARSFIKSK; from the coding sequence ATGAGAATACTTCTACTTGAGGATAATAATGATAAAGCTTGCTCTATCATGGAAACTTTAGATGCAGTAGAATTTTTAATAAAAGATGATATTGATGTCGTAAGTGATTTAAAATATGCAAAAGATGAATTAAAGAAGCATAAGTATGACTTATTTATAGCAGATATACAAGTACCTAAAAGAGGTGGAGAAAAAGCAGTTAAAAGTGCTGGTTTTGATTTTATATATCAGTTAACACAAAGACCTCAAATTTATAATATACCTACACATATTATCTCTATTACAGAATACAAAGAATTATATGATGAGTATAGAGAACAGCTAAACAGTGATATGTTTAATATGATTTTTTATGATGAAACAGGTGATGAGTGGAAAAAAATATTAATTAAAAATTTAGCTTTAATCAATAATAACTTACAATCAACGCATAATTCAACAGATTACAAATATGATTTAGGGATTATATGTGCACTAAATGATCCAGAATTTAGACAAATTGAACTTTTATCTAGTAAATGGCGTAAAGTTGAGATGCCAAACTCTAAATTACCATTTATTGAAACAGTTTTTGATTTTGGTGATAAGCAATTAAAAGTGGTTGCTATCTCTATTAATAAAATGGGAATGGTACCAACTGCTGTACTATCTACACAAATGATTGAATATTTTAGACCTAGGTATTTGGCTATGACTGGTATTGCCGCTGCTATTAAAGGAGAAAATATAAATCTTGGAGATATCCTAGTTGCAAGTCCTTCATGGGATTCAGGTTCAGGGAAATTTAAAGAGACAGATGATGGAAAAGTTTTTGAAATTGATCCTAAGCAAGAACCACTAGATGACGATATTAGTCATGAAATAGCTCAAATGGCAAAAGATTCTAGGTTACTTAATAAAATTCGTGAATCTTGGACACACCAAACAATTTCAACTGTTTTAAATGTACATGTAGGTCCTATCGCTTCGGGTGCAGCAGTAATAGCAGACGAAGATATCACAAGTGAAATACAAAAGCAATCACGGAAAATGGTAGGTATAGAAATGGAAGCATATGGACTAGTTTATGCTGCAAATCATGCTACTCATGAAAGACCTTACCCTCTTATAATAAAGTCTGTGTGTGACTATGCTGATAGAGAAAAAAATGATGGTTTTCAAAATTATGCCGCATATACGAGTGCACAATTCTTATATGAATATGCTCGAAGTTTTATAAAGAGTAAATAA
- a CDS encoding response regulator transcription factor translates to MKILIADDDINKRERIKSFIITKFNDKFEISERHSYQSSLKCIQHELFDLVILDMTMPTYDISIEENGGRIKVFAGKEIMSKMIRRDLIMPVVVMTQFETFGEDEVTFSELEKELKISYGEIFEEIIYYHNGLIGWQEKLENRLNEYIRKNNENTST, encoded by the coding sequence ATGAAAATATTGATTGCTGATGATGATATTAATAAACGTGAACGAATCAAATCATTTATTATTACAAAATTTAATGATAAATTTGAAATATCAGAACGACACTCTTATCAAAGCTCTTTAAAATGTATTCAACATGAGTTATTTGATTTAGTTATTCTTGATATGACAATGCCAACTTATGATATCTCTATTGAAGAGAATGGTGGTAGAATAAAAGTCTTTGCAGGAAAAGAAATCATGAGTAAAATGATTAGAAGAGATTTGATAATGCCTGTAGTTGTTATGACTCAATTTGAAACTTTTGGAGAAGATGAAGTAACTTTTTCTGAACTTGAAAAAGAATTAAAAATTTCATATGGAGAGATATTTGAAGAAATTATTTACTATCACAATGGATTAATTGGTTGGCAAGAAAAATTAGAAAATAGATTAAATGAATATATAAGGAAGAACAATGAGAATACTTCTACTTGA
- the maf gene encoding septum formation inhibitor Maf, translated as MIRLGSKSPTRALILKNFGINFIQNGGEFDEDSITTTNPKSFCYEATKGKFKELYEKYGIEDMPLLVADSVVTTNGELLRKAKDEDDARRMLGLQSGNEISVITCMIYKSKTKELVDISITTYQFEKFDEQDVKDYIKSGECFGKAGAIMVEGFCKPYIKEYIGYESCAMGLTIEKLLPHL; from the coding sequence ATGATTAGATTAGGTTCAAAATCACCTACAAGGGCATTGATTCTTAAAAACTTTGGAATAAATTTTATTCAAAATGGTGGGGAGTTTGATGAAGATTCAATTACAACAACTAATCCTAAATCTTTTTGTTATGAAGCAACAAAAGGTAAATTTAAAGAATTGTATGAAAAATATGGAATTGAAGATATGCCTTTACTTGTTGCAGATAGTGTAGTTACAACAAATGGTGAATTACTTAGAAAAGCAAAAGATGAAGATGATGCAAGACGAATGCTTGGACTTCAAAGTGGTAATGAAATTTCAGTGATTACTTGTATGATTTATAAAAGTAAAACAAAAGAGCTTGTTGATATTTCTATTACAACATATCAATTTGAAAAATTTGATGAACAGGATGTTAAAGACTATATAAAATCAGGTGAATGCTTTGGTAAGGCTGGAGCTATCATGGTAGAAGGGTTTTGTAAGCCTTATATAAAAGAATATATTGGATATGAGTCTTGTGCAATGGGACTAACTATTGAAAAACTATTACCGCATTTATAA
- a CDS encoding site-specific integrase has product MTINVIPHLEIYKLLPDKTKVYNDDFYISYYNHFPILINEDGTLWKYANLYVLYKIKSPNPPHYSTLYSVAKELKAFFEWSLENNVDYLNEKRRVRRPTYMYRFFLQKKLENGINTDKTVKKKMSVVINFYEYLQNILKLKFKFPLWEKEDAYISYKDQYGFKQSKKVETKDLLKISSFYGIDSDEYIQDEGKLKPLTQEEQSLLFRTLNRLGNIEMTLACLIALTTGARIQTVCTLRLKHFERQHPEKEKYLSIKVGLGTDVDTKNDTVYFLRMPNWVYQKIQIYIKSERYKKRFQNQKHIFKDETSQYIFLTNRGTPYYVSKYDEYIGIYTKTIPNGNTIRQFLSVTLYRELEGKLKFRFHDLRATFAMNLLDSKIYMVEKGEMTLYELLSIIKERMPHKSLLTTERYLNFRNKQNQKQFIQNEFEEYLESLIL; this is encoded by the coding sequence ATGACAATAAATGTAATTCCTCATCTAGAAATTTATAAATTACTACCAGATAAAACAAAGGTATATAATGATGATTTTTATATAAGCTATTATAACCATTTCCCTATATTAATTAATGAGGATGGTACTTTATGGAAATATGCAAATTTATATGTGTTATATAAAATTAAATCTCCAAATCCACCTCATTACTCAACTCTTTATAGTGTTGCGAAAGAATTAAAAGCATTTTTTGAATGGAGTTTGGAAAATAATGTTGATTATTTAAATGAGAAAAGAAGAGTAAGAAGACCAACTTATATGTATAGATTTTTTCTTCAAAAGAAATTAGAAAATGGTATAAACACAGATAAAACGGTAAAAAAGAAAATGTCTGTAGTAATTAATTTTTATGAATATTTACAAAATATTCTAAAATTAAAATTTAAATTCCCATTATGGGAAAAAGAAGATGCTTATATATCTTATAAAGATCAATATGGGTTTAAACAAAGTAAGAAAGTAGAAACAAAAGATTTATTAAAAATCTCTTCTTTTTATGGGATTGATAGTGATGAATACATTCAAGATGAAGGGAAATTAAAACCTCTTACTCAAGAAGAACAAAGTTTATTATTCAGAACATTGAACAGATTAGGAAATATAGAAATGACATTAGCTTGCTTAATCGCTTTAACAACTGGTGCAAGAATACAAACTGTATGTACATTACGTTTAAAGCATTTTGAGAGACAACATCCAGAAAAAGAGAAATATCTATCAATTAAAGTTGGATTAGGAACGGATGTAGATACTAAAAATGATACTGTATATTTTTTACGAATGCCAAATTGGGTATATCAAAAAATTCAAATTTATATAAAATCAGAACGATATAAAAAACGCTTTCAAAATCAAAAACACATCTTTAAAGATGAAACATCCCAATATATTTTTTTAACTAATCGAGGTACACCCTATTATGTATCTAAATATGATGAATATATTGGAATATATACAAAAACAATTCCTAATGGAAATACCATAAGACAGTTTCTTAGTGTAACTCTTTATCGAGAGTTAGAGGGAAAATTAAAATTCAGATTTCATGATTTACGAGCTACATTTGCAATGAATTTATTAGATTCGAAAATATATATGGTAGAAAAAGGTGAAATGACACTATATGAATTATTATCCATAATAAAAGAAAGAATGCCTCATAAAAGTTTACTAACAACAGAAAGATATTTAAATTTCAGAAATAAACAAAATCAAAAACAATTTATTCAAAATGAATTTGAAGAATATTTAGAAAGTTTGATATTATGA
- a CDS encoding cytochrome-c peroxidase, with the protein MKKITLAVCILGASTLFASSSLLTKAKQSGLEAIPASKVELMKLIDDKKDPITKEKVELGKKLYFDPRLSKSGLISCNTCHNLGLGGADGIPAAIGHGWTANPHHLNSPTVYNSVFFKAQFWDGRSPHLADQAQGPVQAGPEMAAPASLVEQRINSIPEYVSEFKVAYGKDVKVDFATITATIATFEKTLVTPSKFDDFLNGKEKALTAEEKKGLTLFIDKGCTSCHTGIALGGTMQAFEVASKYKFTNVGDFKGDAKGMVKTPTLRNITETAPYFHNGQIWSLNEAVKEMGSVQLGIEISDADAAQIVTFLKTLKGAKPAISYPQLPESSIDTAKPEFN; encoded by the coding sequence ATGAAAAAAATAACATTAGCTGTATGTATATTAGGTGCAAGTACATTATTTGCAAGTAGTTCACTATTGACAAAAGCGAAACAAAGTGGTCTTGAGGCAATTCCTGCTTCTAAAGTTGAATTAATGAAATTAATTGATGACAAAAAAGATCCAATCACGAAAGAAAAAGTTGAATTAGGTAAGAAATTATATTTTGATCCAAGACTTTCAAAAAGTGGACTGATTTCTTGTAATACATGTCATAACTTAGGTTTAGGTGGAGCAGATGGAATTCCTGCTGCTATTGGTCATGGATGGACGGCAAATCCTCATCACTTAAACTCTCCAACAGTTTATAACTCAGTATTTTTTAAAGCACAATTTTGGGATGGAAGAAGTCCTCATTTAGCTGATCAAGCTCAAGGTCCAGTTCAAGCAGGTCCAGAAATGGCAGCACCTGCATCATTAGTGGAGCAAAGAATAAATTCAATTCCAGAATATGTAAGTGAATTTAAAGTTGCATACGGAAAAGATGTAAAAGTTGATTTTGCAACAATAACAGCAACTATTGCAACTTTTGAGAAAACATTAGTTACTCCTTCAAAATTTGATGATTTCTTAAATGGTAAAGAGAAAGCATTAACTGCTGAAGAGAAAAAAGGTTTAACTTTATTTATAGATAAAGGTTGTACTTCTTGTCATACTGGAATTGCATTAGGTGGAACAATGCAAGCATTTGAAGTAGCTTCTAAATATAAATTTACAAATGTAGGTGATTTCAAAGGTGATGCAAAAGGAATGGTTAAAACGCCAACTCTAAGAAATATTACAGAAACTGCACCATATTTCCATAATGGACAAATTTGGTCATTAAATGAAGCAGTAAAAGAGATGGGTTCTGTTCAATTAGGAATTGAAATTTCTGATGCAGATGCAGCTCAAATTGTAACTTTCTTAAAAACATTAAAAGGTGCAAAACCAGCTATTTCTTATCCTCAACTTCCAGAATCTTCAATAGATACTGCAAAGCCAGAGTTTAACTAA
- the dxs gene encoding 1-deoxy-D-xylulose-5-phosphate synthase encodes MEIKDKSFKELETLSQEIRDRIIDVVSRKGGHFSSTLGAVELTLGMHYVFNAYSDPFIFDVSHQCYPHKLLTGRWEEFETIRQFGGLSGFTKPKESPADYFVAGHSSTSISLAVGAAKAIALKKEDRVPVVMIGDGSMTAGMVYEALNELGDIKLPVVIILNDNEMSIAKPIGAISKYLSKLLAGKYYQGFKTKVDKFIKKNMPEGTTYIAKRMEEALKLITPGILFEEMGIDYIGPIDGHDIAEIIDTLQIAKAMGKPVIVHARTVKGKGYKIAEGQHEHWHGVGPFNIEDGIFEKKIVPKSATAVFSDALLDLACKYENIVGVTAAMPSGTGINKLIERFPDRFWDVAIAEQHAITSMAAMAKEGFKPYITIYSTFLQRGFDQIIHDVCLMNLPVIFAMDRAGTVGNDGETHQGAFDISYLRFIPNMILFAPRDNKTLELGLEFAYTLTSPCAIRYPRGFFKELSFESTQFQLGKAELLKEGSSNKLFIGYGAGVSRAIETELLHQEDISILDLRFVKPIDEDCLIELSKRYTQWYIFSDSQKQAGVASTILEVLNENKIHNIEVISFEYEDSFIQHGDTKQVEESLGLLPHQLILKIK; translated from the coding sequence ATGGAAATAAAAGATAAATCATTTAAAGAGTTAGAAACATTATCACAAGAGATAAGAGATAGAATTATTGATGTGGTATCAAGGAAGGGTGGACATTTTTCATCTACACTTGGCGCTGTTGAGTTAACTCTTGGAATGCATTATGTATTTAATGCTTATAGTGATCCTTTTATTTTTGATGTATCACACCAATGTTATCCCCACAAACTTTTAACAGGACGTTGGGAAGAGTTTGAAACAATAAGGCAATTTGGAGGACTTAGTGGTTTTACAAAACCAAAAGAGAGTCCTGCTGATTATTTTGTAGCAGGTCATAGTTCAACTTCTATTTCATTAGCTGTAGGCGCAGCAAAAGCAATTGCGTTAAAAAAAGAAGATAGAGTACCAGTTGTAATGATTGGAGATGGTTCAATGACTGCTGGGATGGTTTATGAAGCATTAAATGAATTAGGTGATATTAAACTTCCTGTTGTAATTATTTTAAATGATAATGAAATGTCGATTGCAAAACCTATTGGGGCAATTTCTAAATATCTTTCAAAACTATTAGCTGGAAAATATTATCAAGGTTTTAAAACAAAAGTTGATAAGTTTATTAAAAAGAATATGCCAGAAGGAACTACATATATAGCAAAAAGAATGGAAGAAGCCTTAAAACTTATAACGCCAGGAATTTTGTTTGAAGAGATGGGAATAGATTATATTGGTCCTATTGATGGACATGATATTGCAGAAATTATTGATACCTTACAAATTGCAAAAGCTATGGGAAAACCAGTTATTGTTCATGCAAGAACAGTAAAAGGTAAAGGTTATAAAATAGCTGAAGGTCAACATGAACATTGGCATGGGGTTGGTCCTTTTAATATTGAAGATGGGATATTTGAAAAGAAAATTGTACCAAAATCAGCAACAGCTGTATTTTCAGATGCATTATTAGATTTAGCCTGTAAATACGAAAATATTGTAGGAGTTACAGCTGCAATGCCTAGTGGAACAGGTATAAATAAACTTATTGAAAGATTTCCCGATAGATTTTGGGATGTGGCAATAGCAGAACAACACGCAATTACTTCAATGGCAGCAATGGCAAAAGAAGGATTTAAACCATATATAACTATTTATTCAACTTTTTTACAAAGAGGATTTGACCAAATAATTCATGATGTATGTTTGATGAATTTACCAGTTATTTTTGCAATGGATAGAGCTGGAACTGTAGGAAATGATGGAGAAACACATCAAGGGGCTTTTGATATTTCATATTTAAGATTCATACCAAATATGATTTTATTTGCTCCAAGGGATAATAAAACACTGGAGTTAGGTTTAGAGTTTGCATATACTTTAACAAGTCCTTGTGCCATTAGATATCCAAGAGGTTTTTTCAAAGAATTATCATTTGAATCTACACAATTCCAATTAGGAAAAGCAGAGTTACTAAAAGAGGGAAGTTCTAATAAATTGTTTATTGGTTATGGTGCAGGAGTAAGTCGTGCAATTGAAACAGAACTTTTACATCAAGAAGATATTTCTATTTTAGATTTAAGATTTGTAAAACCAATTGATGAAGATTGTTTAATTGAATTATCAAAAAGATATACTCAATGGTATATTTTTAGTGATTCTCAAAAACAAGCTGGAGTTGCAAGTACAATCTTGGAAGTTTTAAATGAAAATAAGATACATAATATAGAAGTGATATCTTTTGAATATGAAGATAGTTTTATTCAACATGGTGATACAAAACAAGTAGAAGAAAGCCTTGGGCTTTTACCACATCAACTAATACTAAAAATTAAATAA
- the hisC gene encoding histidinol-phosphate transaminase, which produces MQFNQVLENVTTYEAGKPIELVVREFGVNPKDVIKLASNENPYGTSPKVVEKIKGLVQNMFIYPDDSMFELKEALANKFDLTSKHVIIGSGSDQILEYCVHAKCEKGSKILMAKTTFAMYEIYGKQTGATIIKTQDDQHNLEQFSKLYKEHGADVIFLCLPNNPLGECLDKDDVYAFLETIDKETLVVVDGAYQEYAAFKDEKKRIVPKDLIANFPNAIYLGTFSKAYALGGMRVGYGIAQPEIINAFYKLRAPFNITTLTLAAAIEALKDEEFVNACIAKNFEEMTRYEDYVTSRGFEYIPSYTNFITIKFGDKFVSKTVAQKLLERGVIVRDLTGYGQNAIRITIGRNEQNTKVFEQLDEVLEKLK; this is translated from the coding sequence ATGCAATTTAATCAAGTATTAGAGAATGTTACAACTTATGAAGCTGGAAAACCAATAGAGTTAGTTGTTAGAGAATTTGGAGTAAATCCAAAAGATGTTATAAAATTAGCTTCAAATGAAAATCCTTATGGAACTAGCCCAAAAGTTGTTGAAAAAATCAAAGGTTTAGTTCAAAATATGTTCATTTATCCTGATGATTCAATGTTTGAATTAAAAGAAGCTCTTGCAAATAAATTTGATTTAACAAGTAAACATGTAATTATTGGTTCGGGAAGTGATCAAATTTTAGAATATTGTGTTCATGCAAAATGTGAAAAAGGTTCAAAAATCCTAATGGCAAAAACAACATTTGCTATGTATGAAATTTATGGAAAACAAACTGGTGCAACAATTATTAAAACTCAAGATGATCAACATAATCTTGAACAATTTTCAAAATTATATAAAGAACATGGTGCTGATGTAATATTTTTGTGTTTACCAAATAATCCATTAGGTGAATGTTTAGATAAAGATGATGTTTATGCATTTTTAGAAACTATTGATAAAGAAACTTTGGTTGTAGTTGATGGAGCTTATCAAGAATATGCAGCATTTAAAGATGAGAAAAAAAGAATAGTTCCAAAAGATTTAATTGCAAATTTCCCAAATGCTATTTATTTAGGAACTTTTTCAAAAGCTTATGCCCTTGGTGGAATGAGAGTTGGATATGGTATTGCTCAACCTGAAATTATAAATGCCTTTTATAAATTAAGAGCTCCTTTTAATATTACAACTTTAACACTAGCAGCTGCAATTGAAGCACTAAAAGATGAAGAGTTTGTTAATGCTTGTATTGCAAAAAACTTTGAAGAGATGACAAGATATGAAGATTATGTAACTTCAAGAGGATTTGAATATATACCTTCGTATACAAATTTTATAACAATTAAATTTGGTGATAAATTTGTATCAAAAACAGTTGCACAAAAACTTCTTGAAAGAGGAGTGATTGTGAGAGATTTAACTGGATATGGACAAAATGCAATAAGAATTACAATAGGAAGAAATGAGCAAAATACAAAAGTATTTGAACAGTTAGACGAAGTATTAGAAAAATTAAAATAA
- the pheA gene encoding prephenate dehydratase, protein MTNEDGLLELRNKLDNIDNTLLELINQRMKIVHEVGALKAKSGGAIYRPEREKSIIDRLEKINNENKGLLNRSAIEALFLEIFAISRNIELPENIAYLGPEGSFTHQAAEGRFGAMSSYIPISSIKGIFREVDTKKVKFGVVPIENSSNGIVTDTINCLSNYNLRIIAEVVLDIHHTLATKCDKVSDIKRIYSKDIAFDQCRKFLANFGLDEVEQIPIESTTKAAKIAAKEEGSAAICPHVGAKLHNLPILFENIEDKDNNKTRFFIISDFENAQSGNDKTSILVKFPNEQGALVKFLNDFNDAKINLTKIKSHIVEGNSIFFIDFDGHKDDENVKKVLKKHESSVKVLGSYVKEINDI, encoded by the coding sequence ATGACTAACGAAGATGGATTATTAGAACTTAGAAACAAACTTGATAATATTGATAATACACTACTTGAATTAATAAATCAAAGAATGAAAATTGTTCACGAAGTTGGAGCTTTAAAGGCAAAAAGTGGTGGAGCAATTTATAGACCTGAAAGGGAAAAATCAATTATTGATAGACTTGAAAAAATCAATAATGAAAACAAAGGACTTTTAAATAGAAGTGCAATTGAAGCTCTATTTTTAGAGATTTTTGCAATTTCAAGAAATATTGAATTACCTGAAAATATAGCATATCTTGGACCTGAGGGAAGTTTTACACATCAAGCTGCTGAAGGGCGATTTGGTGCAATGAGTTCGTATATCCCTATTAGTTCTATAAAAGGAATTTTTAGAGAAGTTGATACAAAAAAAGTAAAATTTGGTGTTGTTCCAATTGAAAATTCATCAAATGGAATAGTAACTGATACAATAAATTGTTTAAGTAACTATAATTTAAGAATTATTGCTGAAGTTGTTTTAGATATTCATCATACTCTTGCAACAAAATGTGATAAAGTAAGTGATATAAAAAGAATCTATTCAAAAGATATAGCTTTTGATCAATGTAGAAAATTTTTAGCAAATTTTGGTTTAGATGAAGTTGAGCAAATTCCAATTGAATCAACTACAAAAGCTGCAAAGATTGCAGCAAAAGAAGAGGGAAGTGCAGCAATTTGTCCACATGTTGGAGCAAAACTTCATAATCTTCCAATATTATTTGAAAACATTGAAGACAAAGATAACAATAAAACAAGATTTTTTATAATTAGTGATTTTGAAAATGCTCAAAGTGGAAATGACAAAACATCAATTTTGGTAAAATTTCCAAATGAACAAGGTGCACTGGTGAAATTTTTAAATGATTTTAATGATGCAAAGATAAATCTAACAAAAATAAAATCTCATATTGTAGAGGGAAATTCAATTTTCTTTATAGATTTTGATGGTCATAAAGATGATGAAAATGTAAAAAAAGTTCTAAAAAAACATGAAAGTAGTGTAAAAGTTTTAGGTTCTTATGTAAAAGAAATAAACGATATTTAA